The genomic segment TgtgaatattattatctaaatatttttgtacTGATGTCTTTGACTCTTTTAATAGATTATCCAAACCTTCTTTTGCAATATCAACTGTGTGAGACCATATATTTCTAAGATCTTCATTTGATGGACATTCCTTTAATGAATTTAATACATCAAATAATTCCTTTTTAGTTAAATTCTTTGACATATCATTGTAATGTTTATTTTCTAATGTAAGTgtttcattattatatgaatttttgGAACTCTCATTTGTTTTATCCAAATGGTT from the Plasmodium gaboni strain SY75 chromosome Unknown, whole genome shotgun sequence genome contains:
- a CDS encoding exported protein (PHISTa); its protein translation is YDENIVLSTKYIDIISRNLSEFQNENNNDMKRRNTVNHLDKTNESSKNSYNNETLTLENKHYNDMSKNLTKKELFDVLNSLKECPSNEDLRNIWSHTVDIAKEGLDNLLKESKTSVQKYLDNNIH